In the genome of Euleptes europaea isolate rEulEur1 chromosome 7, rEulEur1.hap1, whole genome shotgun sequence, one region contains:
- the LOC130480903 gene encoding feather keratin 4-like, with protein MANCGPPSYAIPSCASSPVIGFGSAHHGYGGLHTGFGSGPLVHAGVPSASLGTLSGVEPSCINQIPPAEVLIQPPPSVVIMPGPILSATGQPVKVGGNTPCAVTYGGHPVRVGGRFRRGSFGQLGGGSLGQGGNVIVGRRGSTCYTPH; from the coding sequence ATGGCTAACTGTGGACCACCATCCTACGCCATCCCATCCTGTGCCTCCTCTCCAGTGATCGGCTTCGGATCGGCACATCATGGCTATGGTGGCCTCCACACCGGCTTTGGCTCTGGTCCCTTAGTTCATGCCGGCGTGCCCTCAGCTAGCCTCGGTACGCTTTCCGGGGTGGAGCCTTCCTGTATCAACCAGATCCCACCAGCCGAAGTTCTTATCCAGCCACCCCCTTCTGTCGTGATCATGCCGGGGCCCATCCTCTCGGCTACGGGCCAGCCTGTTAAAGTAGGGGGCAACACTCCATGTGCAGTTACCTATGGGGGCCATCCCGTTCGAGTAGGGGGCAGGTTCCGCAGAGGGAGTTTTGGCCAGTTGGGAGGAGGCTCCCTAGGCCAAGGAGGCAATGTCATCGTGGGCCGCAGAGGCAGCACCTGCTATACTCCTCACTAA
- the LOC130481201 gene encoding claw keratin-like, which produces MAYCGPSFAVPSCASAPTVGFGSAGLGYGGLHYGGSGFASGGPSFAVPSVASSPVVGFGSAGLGHGYASGVPSASLGILSGVNPSCINQIPPAEVLVQPPPVVLTLPGPILSATGEPVSVGGNTPCAVSYGRNVIGGGAGGFGGALGGHLGSYGGSRGSLICGPRSSLIGARRGSLITGRRGSFSPC; this is translated from the coding sequence ATGGCATACTGTGGACCATCCTTTGCAGTCCCATCCTGCGCCTCTGCTCCGACTGTTGGCTTTGGATCAGCAGGTCTCGGCTACGGTGGCCTCCACTATGGTGGCTCTGGCTTTGCCTCTGGGGGCCCATCATTTGCCGTTCCCTCTGTGGCCTCCAGCCCAGTTGTTGGCTTTGGATCAGCAGGCCTTGGACACGGCTATGCATCCGGGGTGCCCTCCGCTAGCCTTGGCATTCTTTCAGGCGTCAATCCTTCCTGCATCAACCAGATCCCTCCAGCAGAAGTTTTGGTTCAGCCACCTCCCGTCGTCTTGACCCTCCCAGGACCCATCCTCTCTGCTACTGGGGAACCAGTTTCTGTAGGAGGCAACACTCCATGTGCTGTTAGTTATGGAAGAAATGTTATTGGAGGTGGTGCTGGTGGTTTTGGAGGGGCTCTTGGAGGCCATTTGGGGAGCTATGGGGGCAGCAGAGGCAGTCTCATTTGTGGGCCCAGAAGCAGTCTCATCGGGGCGCGCAGAGGCAGCCTCATCACGGGGCGTAGAGGAAGCTTCTCCCCTTGCTAG